In the genome of Flavobacterium panacagri, one region contains:
- a CDS encoding NAD(P)/FAD-dependent oxidoreductase, which produces MKDSYNIYDVIIIGGSYSGLSAAMSLGRALREVLVIDSGLPCNRQTPHSHNFITQDGEKPAVISAKAKLQVDVYKTIHFYSGLAVKAIKSENGFEVSTESGKTFNSRKILFASGVKDLLPEIKGFADCWGISVLHCPYCHGYEVKNEKTAIIANGEIGFDFAKLISNWTKDLRLCTNGKSTLTLEQIEILKNHNVQIFEEEIDSFEDTEGYIQKIVFKNQDKVEVKAIYARPPFEQHCPIPANLGCDINEQGLLKVDAMQKTNVTGVYASGDCTTPMRSVAIAVSTGSFAGAVINKELIDEDYAN; this is translated from the coding sequence ATGAAAGACAGTTATAATATATATGATGTAATTATCATCGGTGGCAGCTACAGTGGCTTATCGGCAGCAATGAGTTTAGGACGTGCTTTGCGTGAGGTTTTGGTTATTGACAGCGGTTTGCCTTGTAACCGACAAACGCCACATTCACATAATTTTATTACGCAAGACGGCGAAAAACCCGCTGTGATTTCGGCGAAAGCCAAATTACAAGTCGATGTTTATAAAACAATTCATTTTTATAGTGGACTTGCAGTAAAAGCGATTAAAAGTGAAAATGGATTTGAAGTTTCCACAGAATCTGGTAAAACTTTCAATTCAAGAAAAATCCTGTTTGCAAGCGGTGTTAAAGATCTGCTTCCTGAGATAAAAGGTTTTGCAGATTGCTGGGGGATTTCGGTTTTGCATTGTCCGTATTGTCACGGCTATGAAGTTAAAAACGAAAAAACAGCCATTATCGCCAATGGCGAAATAGGTTTTGATTTTGCCAAACTGATTTCAAATTGGACAAAAGATTTAAGATTGTGTACCAATGGAAAATCAACTTTGACTTTGGAACAAATTGAAATTCTTAAGAATCATAACGTTCAAATTTTTGAAGAGGAAATAGATTCGTTTGAAGATACAGAGGGATATATCCAAAAGATCGTTTTCAAAAATCAGGATAAAGTTGAAGTAAAAGCGATTTATGCGAGACCGCCTTTTGAACAACATTGTCCAATTCCTGCTAATTTGGGTTGTGATATAAATGAGCAAGGTTTATTAAAAGTTGATGCAATGCAGAAAACAAACGTTACTGGAGTTTATGCGAGCGGAGATTGTACAACTCCAATGCGCTCAGTTGCCATTGCCGTTTCTACAGGATCTTTTGCTGGAGCGGTCATTAACAAAGAACTAATTGACGAAGATTACGCAAACTGA
- a CDS encoding GTP-binding protein — protein sequence MKKLPVTVLSGFLGAGKTTLLNHILHNKEGLKVAIIVNDMSEVNIDAQLVKNQNTLSRTEEKLVEMTNGCICCTLREDLMVEVERLAKENRFDYLLIESTGISEPIPVAQTFSFVNEEASIDLSRFSYIDTMVTVVDSFNFFKDFGSAKTLQEQNLSSIENDTRTIVNLLVDQVEFANVIILNKTDLIDAASLQMLKASIQKLNPVAKIITSVLGKVHPNEIINTGLFNYEEAENSAGWIRELEGIHTPETEEYGINSFVFRDSRPFHPNRLWNFITSDFPENIIRSKGLLWMASRPEQAINWSQAGGSIKAEGAGVWWASMSLSERMTFNNFVEFQDIIEERWTANFGDRLNELVFIGQKIKETEILNKLKKCLCTEDEIIDYQEGLFPKKDLFPISRTS from the coding sequence ATGAAAAAACTCCCTGTTACAGTGTTAAGCGGATTTCTTGGAGCAGGAAAAACGACGCTTCTAAATCATATTCTTCATAATAAAGAAGGATTGAAAGTAGCCATAATCGTTAACGACATGAGTGAAGTTAATATTGATGCACAACTTGTAAAAAATCAAAATACGTTATCACGAACGGAAGAGAAGTTAGTTGAAATGACAAATGGCTGTATTTGCTGTACGCTGCGTGAAGACTTAATGGTTGAGGTAGAAAGATTAGCAAAGGAAAACAGATTTGATTATTTGCTTATTGAAAGTACAGGAATTAGCGAACCAATTCCAGTTGCTCAGACTTTTTCATTTGTAAATGAAGAGGCTAGTATTGATTTATCAAGGTTTAGTTACATCGATACAATGGTAACTGTTGTGGATAGTTTTAACTTTTTTAAAGATTTTGGTTCGGCTAAAACTTTGCAGGAACAAAATTTATCCAGTATTGAAAACGATACTCGCACGATAGTTAATCTTTTGGTTGATCAGGTCGAATTTGCGAATGTTATTATTTTGAATAAAACCGATCTTATTGATGCAGCATCATTACAAATGTTGAAAGCGTCAATTCAGAAGTTGAATCCTGTGGCGAAAATAATCACTTCGGTTTTAGGAAAAGTACATCCGAACGAAATTATAAATACGGGATTATTCAATTATGAGGAAGCGGAAAATTCTGCGGGCTGGATTAGAGAGTTAGAAGGAATCCATACGCCTGAAACCGAAGAATATGGAATCAATTCTTTTGTATTTAGAGATTCAAGGCCATTTCATCCCAATCGTTTATGGAATTTTATTACCTCAGATTTTCCAGAGAATATCATTAGAAGTAAAGGATTATTGTGGATGGCATCCCGACCAGAGCAGGCAATAAATTGGAGTCAGGCCGGCGGTTCTATAAAAGCGGAAGGGGCAGGAGTTTGGTGGGCGAGTATGTCGTTAAGTGAACGAATGACATTTAATAATTTTGTTGAATTTCAGGATATTATAGAAGAACGCTGGACGGCTAACTTTGGAGACAGACTTAATGAACTTGTTTTTATTGGACAGAAAATAAAAGAGACGGAGATTCTCAACAAACTCAAAAAATGCCTTTGTACAGAAGATGAAATTATAGATTATCAGGAAGGTTTATTTCCAAAAAAGGATCTTTTTCCAATATCAAGAACATCTTAA
- a CDS encoding MerC domain-containing protein, which yields MKKLTTPFYDILGISSATICLVHCLIFPLLTILPLGLSHNPIIDLLFASIGLFAIVKITKKSTLLVSSILIVSMSLIWITILTDLFLEIHLDLIYFGGIGMIIGHLINYKNHKNIHK from the coding sequence ATGAAGAAATTGACTACACCCTTTTACGATATTTTAGGAATTTCAAGCGCAACGATTTGTCTCGTTCATTGTTTGATTTTTCCTCTTTTAACGATTCTTCCTTTAGGGTTGAGTCACAATCCAATTATCGATTTACTATTTGCTTCAATAGGTTTGTTTGCAATTGTCAAAATTACGAAAAAATCAACTCTTTTGGTTTCGTCGATTTTGATTGTTTCCATGAGCTTAATTTGGATTACTATTTTGACCGATTTATTCTTAGAGATTCATTTGGATCTGATTTATTTCGGTGGCATCGGAATGATTATCGGCCATTTGATTAATTATAAAAATCATAAAAACATACACAAATGA
- a CDS encoding Fur family transcriptional regulator, with protein sequence MKTTRNTTAKTAVLEVFENSKTALSHTEIQKQLNDVCDRVTIYRILDRLVNDDIIHKISNLDGTVKYAKCNHSHQRVHIHNHAHFSCENCHEITCLENVKPSYIMPHNYKVNEINFTLSGLCPKCLNSNI encoded by the coding sequence ATGAAAACAACACGTAATACTACCGCTAAAACAGCTGTATTAGAGGTATTTGAGAATTCTAAAACGGCATTATCACACACCGAAATTCAAAAACAATTGAATGATGTCTGCGATCGCGTGACCATTTATAGAATTTTAGATCGTTTGGTTAACGATGATATTATTCATAAAATCTCCAATTTGGACGGCACGGTTAAATATGCCAAATGCAATCATTCGCATCAGCGCGTACACATCCATAACCATGCTCATTTCAGCTGTGAAAACTGTCACGAAATTACTTGTCTTGAAAATGTGAAACCGAGCTACATTATGCCGCACAATTATAAAGTGAACGAAATAAACTTTACATTATCAGGATTGTGCCCAAAATGTTTGAATTCTAACATTTAA
- a CDS encoding Nramp family divalent metal transporter: protein MSKSLEEVHESVSTEHKKTGFRKILAFLGPAYLVSVGYMDPGNWATDIAGGSQFGYTLVWVLLMSNLMALLLQSLSARLGIVTQRDLAQASRETYSKYVNYILYFLAEIAIAACDLAEVLGMAIGINLLFGIPLFEGVLITVLDTFILLFLINKGIRKMEAFIIALVAIIGFSFIFEMIFAEPEVSKIIAGLVPSIPNSAALYIAIGIIGATVMPHNLYLHSSLVQTRKFDRSPAGIKQALKYNLIDSTIALNLAFFVNAAILILAAATFHKNGMFEVAEIQDAHQFLEPLLGTKWAPILFAVALIAAGQSSTVTGTLAGQIVMEGYLHLRIQPWVRRIITRLIAIVPALIVIWIYGEDVTGKLLILSQVILSLQLGFAIIPLIHFVSDKSKMNGFHISRTTQVVSWIIALIIVSLNAKLVYDEITSWLASSNHPIILWVTVIPLAIAFAGLLLYIVFKPFIAKAKSKKVINHSPHNLKLHFTPKESQSIKNIAISVDFSHADEAALNKAFELGGIDTEYTLIHIVETVGALMYGVHVHDHETTIDEKLLLKYKEMLSEKGFKIKTELGFGKPNNVIPKIINEGNFDILVMGTHGHTGLKDILFGTTVDKLRHKISIPLLIVK from the coding sequence ATGAGTAAATCTTTAGAAGAAGTCCACGAATCGGTTTCTACAGAACATAAAAAAACAGGTTTCAGAAAAATATTAGCCTTTTTAGGCCCGGCTTATTTAGTAAGCGTTGGTTATATGGATCCAGGAAACTGGGCTACAGACATTGCCGGCGGAAGCCAGTTTGGTTATACTTTAGTCTGGGTTTTATTGATGAGTAACTTAATGGCTTTGCTTTTGCAGAGTTTAAGCGCAAGACTTGGAATCGTAACACAGCGAGATTTAGCACAGGCTTCGCGAGAGACTTATTCTAAATATGTCAACTACATTTTATATTTTCTGGCCGAAATTGCCATTGCCGCTTGTGATTTGGCCGAAGTGCTCGGAATGGCAATCGGAATTAATCTTCTTTTTGGAATTCCGCTTTTTGAAGGTGTTTTGATTACCGTTTTAGATACTTTCATTTTATTGTTCTTAATCAACAAGGGAATCCGCAAAATGGAAGCTTTTATTATTGCTTTGGTAGCGATTATTGGTTTTTCTTTCATTTTTGAAATGATTTTTGCCGAACCTGAAGTTTCTAAAATTATCGCTGGATTGGTTCCTTCTATTCCAAATTCGGCTGCCTTATATATTGCAATCGGAATTATTGGAGCAACGGTAATGCCTCACAACCTTTACTTACACTCTTCTTTGGTGCAAACCAGAAAATTCGACAGAAGTCCAGCGGGAATCAAACAAGCTTTAAAATACAATTTGATTGATTCAACTATCGCTTTAAATTTGGCATTCTTCGTCAATGCTGCCATTTTAATTTTGGCAGCCGCCACTTTTCATAAAAATGGAATGTTTGAAGTTGCCGAGATTCAGGATGCACATCAATTCCTGGAACCTTTGTTAGGCACAAAATGGGCACCAATCTTATTTGCCGTTGCCTTAATCGCTGCAGGACAAAGTTCAACCGTAACGGGAACACTTGCAGGACAGATTGTGATGGAAGGTTATTTACACTTAAGAATTCAGCCTTGGGTTCGTAGAATTATAACCCGTTTGATTGCTATAGTTCCTGCTTTGATCGTGATTTGGATTTATGGCGAAGATGTAACGGGAAAATTATTGATTTTGAGTCAGGTTATTTTGAGCCTTCAATTGGGGTTTGCGATTATTCCGCTGATTCATTTTGTGAGTGATAAATCGAAAATGAATGGTTTTCATATTTCCAGAACCACACAGGTTGTTTCTTGGATTATTGCTTTAATTATTGTCTCATTGAATGCTAAGTTGGTTTATGACGAAATTACTTCATGGCTGGCAAGTTCGAATCATCCAATAATTTTATGGGTTACGGTAATACCGCTTGCGATTGCTTTTGCTGGATTACTGCTTTATATCGTTTTTAAACCTTTTATCGCAAAAGCCAAATCTAAAAAAGTTATTAATCACTCGCCGCATAACCTAAAACTTCACTTTACGCCAAAAGAAAGTCAGAGCATTAAAAATATAGCCATTTCTGTAGATTTTTCTCATGCAGATGAAGCCGCATTAAACAAAGCCTTTGAATTGGGTGGCATTGATACCGAATATACTTTAATTCATATCGTTGAAACTGTGGGTGCGTTAATGTACGGCGTTCATGTTCACGATCATGAAACGACAATAGATGAAAAACTATTATTGAAATACAAAGAAATGCTGTCGGAAAAAGGATTCAAGATCAAAACAGAACTTGGTTTTGGAAAACCCAACAATGTAATTCCGAAAATTATAAACGAAGGAAATTTCGACATTCTCGTTATGGGAACCCACGGCCACACTGGATTGAAAGATATTCTTTTTGGCACAACGGTAGACAAATTGAGACATAAAATTTCAATACCTTTGTTGATTGTTAAATGA
- a CDS encoding metal-dependent transcriptional regulator yields MTFSEENYLKSIYHLTAALETEVSTNAIAEIMETKASSVTDMLKKLAEKDLVNYKKYQGVSLTENGKLAAKMIVRKHRLWEVFLVEKLNFSWDEVHDIAEQLEHIKSEQLINRLDDFLGNPTEDPHGDPIPDANGRIIKIEKHLLSELSDNQTGVCVGVKDTSSEFLKYLDKQGIALGSKIEFLSKESFDLSVKIKVDERELSISNKIASNLFVKLV; encoded by the coding sequence ATGACCTTTTCAGAAGAAAACTACCTTAAATCGATCTATCACTTAACGGCGGCTTTAGAAACAGAAGTCAGCACGAATGCTATTGCAGAAATCATGGAAACCAAAGCTTCTTCGGTTACGGATATGTTAAAGAAACTGGCGGAGAAAGATTTGGTTAATTATAAAAAATACCAAGGGGTTTCGTTAACCGAAAACGGAAAACTAGCCGCAAAAATGATTGTGAGAAAACATCGTCTTTGGGAAGTGTTTTTAGTGGAGAAACTAAATTTCAGCTGGGATGAAGTTCATGATATTGCGGAACAGTTGGAGCACATCAAATCAGAACAATTGATTAACCGATTAGATGATTTTCTTGGAAATCCAACTGAAGATCCTCATGGCGATCCTATTCCAGATGCTAACGGCCGAATTATTAAGATTGAAAAACATTTACTTTCCGAGTTATCTGATAACCAAACTGGAGTTTGTGTTGGTGTGAAAGATACTTCTTCGGAGTTCTTGAAATATCTCGATAAACAAGGAATTGCTTTGGGTTCTAAAATTGAATTTCTTTCTAAAGAATCCTTCGATTTATCGGTCAAAATTAAGGTTGATGAAAGGGAATTGTCAATTTCGAATAAAATTGCTTCTAATTTGTTTGTAAAGCTGGTTTAA
- a CDS encoding DinB family protein: protein MEELKIILWRQFGAVIDMLESSILVCPESFWDKKDFWYSAYHTIFWLDYYSSEKPDEFSPPQPFSLSEFDPKGILPERIYLKDELLEYLGHSRIKVFFLIEGLNEETSKERFVTKKKNYNRIEMILYNMRHVQHHVGQLNLLLRQNVDTAGKWVSQTDKEY, encoded by the coding sequence ATGGAGGAACTTAAGATAATATTATGGAGACAATTTGGAGCTGTAATAGACATGCTCGAGAGTTCAATCTTAGTGTGTCCTGAGAGTTTTTGGGATAAAAAAGATTTTTGGTATTCTGCTTATCACACCATTTTTTGGCTTGATTATTATTCATCTGAAAAACCAGACGAATTTTCTCCACCACAACCATTTTCTTTATCTGAATTTGATCCAAAAGGAATTTTACCCGAAAGAATTTACCTAAAAGATGAATTGCTTGAATATCTTGGGCATTCCCGTATAAAGGTTTTCTTTTTAATTGAAGGATTAAATGAAGAAACTTCAAAAGAAAGATTCGTCACAAAGAAGAAGAATTATAACAGAATTGAAATGATTTTGTACAACATGAGACATGTTCAGCATCATGTTGGCCAGCTAAATTTATTGTTGAGACAAAATGTTGATACAGCAGGGAAATGGGTTTCACAAACTGATAAAGAATATTGA
- a CDS encoding enoyl-CoA hydratase/isomerase family protein — MNYENILISIEEKVATITINRPTKLNALNKATISDLSNAVDSLSKNDDVRVIVLTGSGEKAFVAGADISEFANYTTVEGAQLAAEGQESLFDFIENLRKPVIAAVNGFALGGGLELAMACHFRVASDNAKMGLPEVTLGLIPGYGGTQRLPQLIGKGRAMEMIMTAAMITAEQAKDYGLVNHVVSQEELLSFTNVIAQKIIKNAPFAIGKAIKAINANFKDGKNGFDTEIKSFGECFGTQDFKEGTTAFLEKRKAEFTGK, encoded by the coding sequence ATGAACTACGAAAATATCTTAATTTCAATTGAAGAAAAAGTGGCTACCATTACCATTAACAGACCAACTAAGTTAAATGCTTTAAACAAAGCAACCATCAGTGATCTGAGTAATGCTGTTGACTCATTATCCAAAAATGATGATGTTCGTGTTATTGTTTTAACCGGAAGCGGAGAAAAAGCTTTTGTAGCCGGAGCAGATATTTCGGAGTTTGCAAATTATACGACTGTCGAAGGTGCGCAACTGGCGGCAGAAGGACAAGAATCTTTGTTTGATTTCATAGAAAATCTAAGAAAACCAGTTATTGCAGCCGTTAACGGTTTTGCTCTTGGCGGCGGATTAGAATTGGCGATGGCTTGTCATTTCAGAGTAGCTTCAGACAATGCTAAAATGGGACTTCCTGAAGTAACTTTAGGTTTAATTCCAGGTTACGGAGGAACACAGCGTTTACCGCAATTAATTGGAAAAGGCCGTGCGATGGAAATGATTATGACCGCAGCGATGATTACTGCTGAACAAGCAAAAGATTACGGTTTAGTAAATCATGTGGTGTCTCAAGAGGAATTGCTGTCGTTTACAAACGTAATCGCTCAAAAAATAATTAAAAACGCACCTTTTGCCATTGGAAAAGCCATAAAAGCCATCAATGCAAACTTTAAAGATGGTAAAAATGGTTTCGATACTGAAATAAAATCATTCGGAGAATGTTTCGGAACCCAAGACTTTAAAGAAGGAACAACAGCTTTTTTAGAAAAACGTAAAGCTGAATTTACAGGAAAATAA
- a CDS encoding sensor histidine kinase yields the protein MIVLIVVASFLLASISIIQFKTEAKEYHQERLERKENAVKEHINYVLATTTYPLKTQNLDLIFKDKIHELAQIHKIEINIYSLDGKLLKSSKESFAVDKIAPPIPEYILKLVRSSIEKRFVDIKTIDGVKNRSSYSLIKDEKFKPLGILNLPYLEDDGYYDNELNTFLIRLSQVYSFMLIVAFALAYFLSTYITKSLKTISDRLEETNLDQKNEKIVLEANSKEVNFLIKAYNGMVDKLETSAIKLAQSEREEAWREMAKQVAHEIKNPLTPMRLTVQSFQRKFDPNDPDVKQKMNDYSETLIQQIDTMTSVASAFSNFASMPAQQNETLNVVEVVELALDIFNEDYIVFEKEEEEIISKMDRTQLIRVITNLVKNATQAIPESQFQKSIVVTVKRRNNNVEIAVKDNGIGIQKQDIGRIFEPKFTTKTSGMGLGLGIIKNIIENYKGTITFESTYGKGTTFRVSLPITNS from the coding sequence ATGATTGTATTGATTGTGGTAGCATCTTTTTTATTGGCTTCGATTTCTATTATTCAGTTTAAAACTGAGGCCAAAGAATACCATCAGGAACGGTTGGAACGAAAAGAAAATGCGGTAAAAGAACACATAAATTACGTTCTGGCGACTACAACTTATCCGCTGAAAACGCAAAATCTGGATTTGATTTTTAAAGATAAAATCCACGAATTAGCGCAGATTCATAAAATCGAAATCAATATTTACAGTCTCGACGGAAAACTTTTAAAATCATCCAAAGAGTCTTTTGCGGTTGATAAAATTGCCCCGCCAATTCCGGAATATATTCTGAAATTAGTTCGTTCTTCAATTGAGAAACGTTTTGTAGACATTAAGACGATTGACGGAGTCAAAAACCGATCATCCTACAGTTTAATAAAAGATGAAAAATTCAAACCGCTCGGAATTCTAAACCTTCCTTATTTAGAAGACGACGGTTACTACGATAATGAGTTGAATACTTTCTTGATTCGCCTGAGTCAGGTGTATTCTTTTATGCTGATTGTGGCTTTTGCATTGGCTTATTTCCTTTCGACTTATATCACAAAATCGCTTAAAACCATTTCAGATCGTTTGGAAGAAACCAATCTGGATCAGAAAAATGAAAAGATTGTTTTGGAAGCGAATAGCAAAGAAGTTAATTTCCTTATCAAAGCGTATAACGGAATGGTGGATAAACTCGAAACGAGCGCCATTAAACTGGCACAAAGTGAACGTGAAGAAGCTTGGCGCGAAATGGCAAAACAAGTCGCACACGAAATTAAAAATCCGCTTACGCCGATGCGTTTGACGGTTCAGAGTTTCCAAAGAAAGTTTGATCCAAATGATCCAGACGTGAAGCAGAAAATGAATGATTATTCCGAAACCTTAATTCAGCAGATCGATACCATGACTTCTGTGGCTTCCGCATTTTCTAATTTTGCCTCAATGCCGGCGCAGCAAAATGAAACTTTAAATGTGGTTGAGGTTGTAGAATTAGCCTTGGATATTTTTAACGAAGATTATATTGTTTTCGAAAAAGAAGAAGAAGAAATCATTTCCAAAATGGATCGTACGCAACTGATTCGTGTCATTACCAATTTGGTTAAAAATGCGACACAGGCAATTCCGGAAAGTCAGTTTCAAAAGTCTATTGTAGTTACCGTAAAACGACGTAACAATAATGTAGAAATTGCGGTAAAAGACAACGGAATCGGAATCCAAAAACAAGATATCGGACGAATTTTCGAACCCAAATTTACTACCAAAACCAGCGGTATGGGACTTGGACTCGGAATTATCAAAAACATTATAGAAAATTACAAAGGAACAATTACCTTTGAATCAACTTACGGAAAAGGAACGACTTTCAGGGTTTCTTTACCCATCACAAACTCATAA
- a CDS encoding CopD family protein encodes MEYYNYLKSLHLIFVITWFAGLFYIVRLFVYQIEANDKPSPEKEILQAQYKIMAYRLWYIITWPSAVLASIFAFWMLFFTEAGSVWIKMPWMHVKLCFVFLLYLYHGKCHQIFKQLQRDEVKYTNNFMRLWNEGATIILFAVVFLVVLKSAINWIFGVIGIILFSVLIMLGFRFYKRIRERK; translated from the coding sequence ATGGAATATTACAATTATCTAAAATCACTGCATCTTATATTTGTGATTACCTGGTTTGCGGGTTTGTTTTATATTGTGCGTTTGTTTGTTTACCAAATAGAAGCCAATGACAAACCTTCACCAGAAAAAGAAATTCTACAGGCACAATACAAAATAATGGCCTATCGTTTGTGGTATATTATTACATGGCCGTCGGCAGTTTTGGCGAGTATTTTTGCTTTTTGGATGCTGTTTTTTACAGAAGCCGGAAGCGTTTGGATTAAAATGCCCTGGATGCACGTAAAGTTATGTTTTGTTTTCCTTTTGTATTTGTACCATGGAAAATGCCATCAGATTTTTAAGCAATTACAAAGAGATGAGGTAAAATATACCAATAATTTTATGCGTTTGTGGAATGAAGGCGCAACGATTATTTTGTTTGCCGTGGTATTTTTAGTAGTTTTAAAAAGTGCCATCAACTGGATTTTTGGCGTAATCGGAATTATTTTATTTTCTGTTTTAATCATGCTGGGATTTCGTTTTTACAAACGAATTAGAGAAAGGAAATAG
- the hemH gene encoding ferrochelatase has translation MKGVLLVNLGSPESPTPKDVKPYLDEFLMDKYVIDVPYLLRALLVRGIILRKRPEESAHAYAKIWWEEGSPLVVLSERMQQKVQPLVNVPVSLAMRYGSMTIEKGLQELNDKGVTDVMLFPLYPQYAMASTLTILVKAEEIRKKKFPHMKFTDVPAFYNKPDYIKNLADSIQKHLAGFDYDHLLFSYHGIPERHIRKTDITKSHCKIDGSCCNTPSPAHDFCYRHQCYETTKQVIKLLGLPEDKYSLTFQSRLAGDKWLEPYTDVEIDNMPAKGIKKLAVVTPAFVSDCLETLEEIAMRAKEDFEANGGEEFLAIPCLNDDDEWCQTVSNWINDWAK, from the coding sequence ATGAAAGGTGTATTATTAGTAAATCTGGGATCTCCAGAAAGTCCAACTCCAAAAGATGTAAAACCTTATTTAGATGAATTTTTAATGGATAAATACGTGATCGACGTTCCGTATTTATTGAGAGCATTATTAGTTCGTGGTATTATTTTAAGAAAAAGACCAGAAGAATCAGCACATGCTTACGCAAAAATTTGGTGGGAAGAAGGTTCGCCTTTAGTTGTGCTTTCAGAAAGAATGCAGCAAAAAGTGCAACCTTTAGTAAATGTCCCAGTTTCGTTAGCAATGCGTTACGGAAGCATGACAATCGAAAAAGGACTTCAGGAATTGAACGATAAAGGAGTTACCGATGTAATGCTTTTTCCACTATATCCGCAATATGCAATGGCTTCCACTTTGACTATTTTAGTAAAAGCAGAAGAAATCCGTAAGAAGAAATTCCCACACATGAAATTTACTGATGTTCCGGCATTTTACAATAAACCAGATTACATCAAAAATTTGGCTGATTCTATTCAGAAACATTTGGCTGGTTTTGATTACGATCATTTATTGTTTTCGTATCACGGAATTCCAGAACGTCATATTCGCAAAACGGATATTACCAAATCACATTGTAAAATTGATGGTTCTTGCTGTAACACGCCTTCTCCAGCACACGATTTTTGTTATCGTCACCAATGTTATGAAACGACAAAACAAGTTATTAAGTTATTAGGACTTCCTGAAGATAAATACAGTCTGACTTTTCAATCTCGTTTAGCAGGAGATAAATGGTTAGAACCTTATACCGATGTCGAAATTGATAACATGCCTGCAAAAGGAATCAAGAAATTGGCAGTTGTAACACCAGCTTTCGTTTCAGATTGTTTAGAAACTTTGGAAGAAATCGCCATGCGTGCCAAAGAAGATTTTGAAGCAAATGGAGGAGAAGAATTCTTGGCAATTCCATGTTTGAATGATGATGATGAGTGGTGCCAAACGGTTTCTAACTGGATTAATGATTGGGCGAAATAG
- a CDS encoding helix-turn-helix domain-containing protein, whose amino-acid sequence MSSQEVIKIEDDFTLIRFQNDGSEPFYAQHEIVGTGLIQFHFGIKGNAKFLFNQGNYALELKEEKSLLLYNPQKELPLNLELAPNSWAISVIVSIKKFHALFSAEADYITFLSPDNKDKKYYNEGNISPSMAIVLSQLFHYNLHPSIKNLYYKGKGYELLSLYFNRTEDPNAEQCPFLIDEDNVLKIRKAKEIIIANMAEPPGLQELADEIGLNLKKLKMGFKQIYGDTVYGFLFDYKMDFARKLLDSGSYNVNEVGLKIGYSTGSHFIAAFKKKFATTPKKYLMSINANV is encoded by the coding sequence ATGAGTTCTCAAGAAGTTATAAAAATTGAAGACGACTTTACGCTGATTCGTTTTCAAAACGATGGTTCAGAACCATTTTATGCACAGCATGAAATAGTAGGTACTGGCCTGATACAGTTTCACTTCGGGATAAAAGGAAATGCAAAATTTTTATTCAATCAGGGCAATTATGCTTTAGAATTGAAAGAGGAAAAATCGTTGCTTTTGTACAATCCGCAGAAAGAATTACCGCTGAATTTAGAATTGGCTCCAAACTCATGGGCAATTTCGGTAATTGTATCCATTAAGAAATTTCACGCGTTATTTTCTGCCGAAGCCGACTATATTACATTTTTAAGTCCGGACAATAAGGATAAAAAGTATTATAACGAAGGAAATATCAGTCCATCCATGGCGATTGTTTTGAGTCAGTTGTTTCATTACAATCTACATCCGTCCATAAAAAACCTTTATTATAAAGGAAAAGGATATGAATTATTGAGTTTGTATTTTAACAGAACGGAGGATCCAAATGCAGAACAATGTCCGTTTTTAATTGATGAAGACAATGTTTTGAAAATCAGAAAAGCCAAAGAAATCATTATCGCTAATATGGCCGAACCGCCAGGATTGCAAGAATTGGCAGATGAAATTGGCTTGAATTTGAAAAAACTCAAAATGGGTTTCAAACAAATTTATGGCGACACCGTTTACGGTTTCCTTTTCGATTATAAAATGGATTTCGCCCGAAAACTGTTAGACAGCGGTTCGTATAATGTAAATGAAGTTGGGCTGAAAATAGGTTACAGCACCGGAAGTCATTTCATTGCGGCGTTTAAGAAAAAGTTTGCCACAACTCCAAAGAAGTATTTGATGTCTATTAATGCGAATGTTTAA